From a single Sorghum bicolor cultivar BTx623 chromosome 5, Sorghum_bicolor_NCBIv3, whole genome shotgun sequence genomic region:
- the LOC8060068 gene encoding protein ACTIVITY OF BC1 COMPLEX KINASE 1, chloroplastic — translation MELCTACIWTSAQWSHTITTNRRLAYHGFANSSFSAPQRRRRAALYVMNAASTGAPISRQNITQLPRTNGAVTKSISTDKPSSAMEQLDIERGVCIPFRKYTPEMVRKKVLDSRGSILSLASRGVEIVWKLGFYWSSLVYDFLVGRDEEIVPYRARQLRNLLCDLGPSFIKAGQVLANRPDIIREDYMNELCILQDDVPPVPNQVAFTIIEEELGQPLERLFSKISSQTIAAASLGQVYRATLRETGEDVAIKVQRPGIEPIIYRDLFLFRTLASFLNGISLQKLGCNAELIVDEFGEKLLEELDYTLEATNIEDFLENFKDDPTVKIPRVYKQLSGSRVLVMEWIDGIRCTDPQAIKEAGIDVEGFLTVGVSAALRQLLEFGLFHGDPHPGNIFAMRDGRIAYVDFGNVAVLSQQNKQILIDAVVHAVNEDYAEMANDFTRLGFLASGTDVAPIIPALESIWQNSAGKGLADFNFRIVTGKFNQLVYNYPIRIPERFSLVIRSLLTQEGICFTLKRDFKFLEVAYPYVAKRLLTDPNPALRERLIQVLFKDGAFQWKRLENLIVLAKENVTKMSSNPALKKNSSQAVRNRQLESKLDLTETIKDGARMFLIDAGIRRQLILAFTEDSKLHVEELVDVYRLVEDQIDMPSVALEVLQDLPSVARDFMLSWSDSILSDRQY, via the exons ATGGAGCTCTGTACAGCTTGTATCTGGACTTCAGCACAGTGGTCTCACACAATAACGACCAACCGGCGACTGGCATACCATGGATTTGCAAATTCGAGTTTCTCAGCGCCCCAAAGGAGGAGGCGAGCAGCACTCTATGTCATGAATGCCGCATCGACCGGTGCTCCAATATCACGTCAAAACATAACGCAACTTCCACGCACCAATGGCGCAGTTACCAAAAGTATATCCACTGACAAACCCAGCAGTGCAATGGAGCAACTTGATATCGAACGTGGTGTCTGTATTCCTTTCCGAAAGTACACTCCAGAAATG GTCAGGAAAAAAGTCTTGGATTCAAGAGGTTCCATACTGTCCCTTGCTAGTCGGGGAGTGGAGATAGTTTGGAAACTTGGATTTTACTGGTCATCTCTTGTGTATGACTTCTTGGTTGGACGGGATGAAGAAATTGTTCCATATCGTGCCCGGCAGCTCCGTAATCTTTTATGTGATCTGGGCCCATCTTTCATAAAAGCAGGACAG GTTCTAGCCAACAGGCCTGATATTATTCGAGAGGATTATATGAATGAACTTTGCATCTTGCAAGATGATGTCCCTCCAGTCCCTAACCAG GTGGCTTTTACCATAATTGAGGAGGAACTTGGCCAACCTCTAGAGAGATTGTTCAGCAAAATTTCATCACAGACAATAGCAGCTGCTAGTTTGGGCCAAGTTTACCGCGCCACACTTAGAGAAACTGGCGAGGATGTCGCTATTAAG GTTCAGAGACCAGGAATTGAACCAATAATATACCGAGATCTTTTCCTGTTCCGCACTTTGGCTTCATTTTTGAATGGGATTAGTCTTCAGAAACTAGGGTGCAATGCGGAGCTTATTGTTGATGAATTTGGTGAAAAACTTTTGGAAGAACTTGATTACACTCTT GAAGCTACAAATATCGAGGACTTTCTAGAAAATTTTAAGGATGATCCAACTGTCAAGATACCTCGAGTGTATAAGCAGCTTTCAGGTTCCCGTGTTCTGGTGATGGAGTGGATAGATGGAATTAGATGTACGGACCCACAG GCTATAAAAGAAGCTGGAATTGATGTGGAAGGTTTTCTCACAGTTGGAGTCAGTGCTGCTTTGCGTCAGTTACTTGAATTTGGTCTTTTCCATGGAGATCCACATCCTGGAAATATTTTTGCAATGCGTGATGGTCGTATTGCTTATGTCGACTTTGGCAATGTGGCCGTTCTTAGCCAG CAAAACAAACAAATCCTAATCGATGCTGTTGTTCATGCTGTTAACGAAGACTATGCTGAAATGGCAAATGACTTCACTAGGCTGGGTTTCCTTGCTAGTGGTACAGATGTAGCCCCAATTATTCCAGCTCTGGAATCCATTTGGCAAAACTCAGCTGGAAAAGGCTTGGCGGACTTCAATTTCCGGATTGTGACTG GGAAGTTCAATCAGCTTGTGTACAACTATCCAATCCGCATCCCAGAAAGGTTTTCTTTGGTTATTCGTTCATTGTTGACGCAAGAAGGAATCTGCTTTACACTAAAGCGTGATTTTAAGTTTCTTGAG GTTGCCTATCCATATGTAGCAAAGCGTCTGTTAACAGATCCAAACCCTGCTCTCCGTGAACGCTTGATTCAG GTGCTATTCAAAGATGGGGCATTCCAGTGGAAACGACTAGAAAACCTTATAGTTCTTGCCAAGGAGAATGTGACTAAGATGAGCAGCAACCCTGCACTGAAAAAGAATAGTTC GCAAGCTGTAAGAAATCGACAATTGGAGAGCAAACTTGATCTCACTGAAACAATAAAAGATGGAGCACGGATGTTCCTTATCGATGCTGGTATCAGGAGACAACTTATACTGGCCTTCACTGAAGACTCCAAATTGCATGTAGAAGAG CTTGTGGATGTATACAGACTGGTCGAAGATCAAATAGATATGCCTTCAGTTGCCCTTGAGGTTCTTCAAG ATTTACCATCTGTTGCACGTGACTTCATGCTTTCCTGGAGTGATTCCATCCTGTCAGATCGCCAGTACTAA